A single window of Luteipulveratus halotolerans DNA harbors:
- a CDS encoding PIG-L family deacetylase, producing MRLLFVHAHPDDESLWTGVSIAHHVAAGDEVHVLTMTAGEEGEVIPAELKHLELPAGQERDPEQGSDLAGVRRDELAAAMDVMGVASWTLHEGYRDSGMVGTLSARHPRAFVSVPVDEAAAVVRAHVERCAADVVVTYDERGGYGHPDHIQTHRATVVAVREMPSPPRLFAALTPRSWAADDRAATAGVAPDVRHGWGVTLAPEPYAPELSVAPDEVVTHEVVDLAARRRQAAALQHHATQVRVLDEEFYALSNDVLARLSGREGFVELDPRDGRTVAGSGRPRRGLEGR from the coding sequence GTGCGTCTGCTCTTCGTCCACGCCCATCCTGACGACGAGTCCCTGTGGACCGGCGTCTCGATCGCGCACCACGTCGCTGCCGGTGACGAGGTGCACGTCCTCACCATGACCGCCGGTGAGGAGGGCGAGGTCATCCCGGCCGAGCTGAAGCACCTCGAGCTGCCCGCCGGCCAGGAGCGCGACCCCGAGCAGGGGAGCGACCTGGCCGGCGTACGGCGCGATGAGCTCGCCGCGGCCATGGACGTCATGGGCGTCGCGTCGTGGACGCTGCACGAGGGCTACCGCGACTCCGGCATGGTCGGTACGCTGTCGGCGCGCCACCCCCGCGCGTTCGTGTCGGTGCCCGTCGACGAGGCGGCTGCCGTGGTGCGTGCTCACGTCGAGCGCTGTGCCGCCGACGTCGTGGTGACCTATGACGAGCGCGGCGGGTACGGCCACCCCGATCACATCCAGACGCATCGTGCGACGGTGGTTGCTGTGCGTGAGATGCCTTCTCCGCCAAGGCTTTTCGCCGCTCTGACGCCACGCTCGTGGGCGGCTGACGACCGCGCCGCGACGGCCGGCGTCGCCCCTGACGTGCGTCACGGCTGGGGTGTCACCCTGGCACCTGAGCCGTACGCCCCCGAGCTGTCCGTGGCTCCCGACGAGGTGGTGACCCACGAGGTCGTCGACCTCGCGGCACGGCGGCGGCAGGCTGCCGCGCTGCAGCACCACGCCACCCAGGTGCGGGTGCTCGACGAGGAGTTCTACGCGCTGTCCAACGACGTGCTCGCCCGGTTGTCCGGTCGCGAGGGGTTCGTCGAGCTCGATCCGCGTGACGGTCGTACGGTGGCAGGCTCGGGCCGGCCACGACGAGGACTGGAGGGACGATGA
- a CDS encoding flavin reductase family protein yields MTSEQVTDVDEGAYRRAVSRFATGVTVVSTRSGEIDHAMTANAVCSVSLDPLLMLVSVENEARFYDAVMDSGVWGVSILPATARGTAQWLATRGRPLHGQLDRVPHHRGEATGVPLLSEALAQMELRTVQTHAAGDHTLVVGHVLSVQTSEHPGDALVYYRGRFGALE; encoded by the coding sequence ATGACGAGCGAGCAGGTGACCGACGTCGACGAGGGCGCCTACCGGCGTGCCGTGAGCAGGTTCGCGACGGGTGTCACGGTCGTCAGTACGCGGTCCGGCGAGATCGACCACGCGATGACCGCCAACGCCGTCTGCTCGGTCTCCCTCGACCCGCTCCTCATGCTCGTCAGCGTCGAGAACGAGGCGCGTTTCTACGACGCGGTGATGGACTCCGGCGTGTGGGGCGTGAGCATCCTTCCGGCGACCGCCCGCGGCACGGCACAATGGCTGGCGACACGCGGTCGTCCGCTGCACGGGCAGCTCGACCGGGTGCCGCACCACAGGGGCGAGGCGACCGGCGTACCACTGCTGTCGGAGGCACTGGCGCAGATGGAGCTTCGGACGGTGCAGACACACGCCGCAGGCGATCACACGTTGGTGGTGGGCCACGTACTCTCGGTGCAGACCAGCGAGCACCCGGGGGACGCCCTGGTCTACTACCGAGGACGATTTGGAGCACTGGAGTGA
- a CDS encoding VanW family protein has product MSTKDEGTPKAEQPEVEESAAEQAADEQGTPQDTASTDESGASEVEPQDADESVRESVEDAADTDAADTDAADTDAADTDAADTDAADTDAADTDAADTDAADTDAADTDAADTDAADTDAADTDAADTDAADTDETVVAEPAVEAESADDSSDAESVEDSSDAESAEDETVVAEPKADAEPVEDETVVAERTPTPEPEDASEARTQPVDIRKDGAPEQPTSAPDDEVVEEPADDDATVVGAAPLPAPAKPPRTEQVSATPPARPEPTPAPEPERVARPEQPAAGPDPDATQAHPIGHRPVAAGAAAPAYDLDDLADDQAEGTTARPATAPSPKPARDDLLRNIWLRVGVLAFVLIGAYVALALWEGDRISSGTTVAGVEVGGLSKADATAKLNAEATRLAAQPVSVTVGEDRVQLQPASAGLALDVPKSLDGLGGRGFGPGRVFGYFTGGEDRAGVVKTDSAKVAEAVDKAAAPLLTSAPVDGSVKFEDGEVEVVRSKPGQGIDSDAVAAQISKGWPGKRQYSAPIGEREGRLKNAEIDRFVSTFAYKAMSGDITVTDGSAEASLSPKQMSAYLSVKNDRGRLTPVLDTEKLVDKIAESEPKFDKPARNARIELTGGQPKITPAQDGSQIDRAKVGPAVLAALTSESRTATVPTSPVKAKITTEQVKSVNTTTAISEFRSRFPGGESNAARTKNIKVALSILNGQVVAPGEQFSLVNALGGEMTAEQGYVDAPTIQGGRERPAMGGGVSQVSTTVYNTAFFAGVQLDEHKPHSFWIKRYPMGREATLWIPSLDNKWTNDTGAPILIQAGTEGNEVVMRFYGKKAFTVTTTTGKPRNKTQPKKVYDEHPECIEVSPNPGFTVDVFRTVKKGSEVVKNEKITTTYKAADDIVCGKAPAGSSTKPPSKSTEPPQD; this is encoded by the coding sequence GTGAGTACGAAGGACGAGGGGACACCGAAGGCCGAGCAGCCTGAGGTGGAGGAGTCCGCGGCCGAGCAGGCCGCAGACGAGCAGGGCACTCCGCAGGACACCGCCTCGACCGATGAGTCCGGCGCTTCCGAGGTCGAGCCGCAGGACGCCGACGAGTCCGTTCGCGAGTCCGTGGAGGACGCCGCCGACACCGACGCTGCCGACACCGACGCTGCCGACACCGACGCTGCCGACACCGACGCTGCCGACACCGACGCTGCCGACACCGACGCTGCCGACACCGACGCCGCCGACACCGACGCCGCCGACACCGACGCCGCCGACACCGACGCCGCCGACACCGACGCCGCCGACACCGACGCCGCCGACACCGACGCCGCCGACACCGACGCCGCCGACACCGATGAGACGGTCGTCGCTGAGCCGGCCGTCGAGGCGGAGTCCGCCGACGACAGCAGCGATGCCGAGTCCGTCGAAGACAGCAGCGACGCCGAGTCTGCTGAGGACGAGACAGTGGTCGCCGAGCCCAAGGCTGACGCGGAGCCCGTCGAGGACGAGACCGTGGTCGCCGAGCGCACCCCGACGCCCGAGCCCGAGGACGCCTCCGAGGCCCGTACGCAGCCGGTCGACATCCGCAAGGACGGCGCGCCTGAGCAGCCCACGTCGGCACCTGACGACGAGGTCGTCGAGGAGCCCGCGGACGACGACGCCACGGTCGTCGGCGCGGCTCCGCTGCCCGCACCGGCCAAGCCGCCGCGCACCGAGCAGGTCAGCGCCACACCGCCCGCACGTCCCGAGCCGACACCCGCGCCTGAGCCCGAGCGCGTGGCGCGGCCGGAGCAGCCCGCTGCGGGTCCGGACCCGGATGCGACGCAGGCCCACCCGATCGGGCACCGGCCGGTGGCTGCCGGTGCGGCCGCACCGGCGTACGACCTGGACGACCTGGCCGACGACCAGGCCGAGGGCACCACCGCCCGGCCGGCCACCGCGCCGTCGCCCAAGCCCGCGCGCGACGACCTGCTGCGCAACATCTGGCTGCGTGTGGGCGTGCTCGCGTTCGTGCTGATCGGCGCCTACGTCGCGCTCGCCCTGTGGGAGGGCGACCGGATCTCCTCCGGTACGACGGTCGCCGGTGTCGAGGTCGGTGGCCTCAGCAAGGCCGACGCCACCGCCAAGCTCAACGCCGAGGCCACCCGCCTGGCCGCGCAGCCGGTCAGCGTGACCGTGGGCGAGGACCGTGTCCAGCTGCAGCCGGCCTCGGCCGGTCTCGCGCTCGACGTGCCGAAGTCACTCGACGGACTCGGCGGACGCGGCTTCGGCCCCGGTCGGGTGTTCGGCTACTTCACCGGTGGCGAGGACCGCGCAGGTGTGGTCAAGACCGACTCCGCCAAGGTCGCCGAGGCGGTCGACAAGGCCGCCGCACCGCTGCTGACGAGTGCCCCGGTCGACGGCTCGGTCAAGTTCGAGGACGGTGAGGTCGAGGTCGTCCGGTCCAAGCCGGGTCAGGGCATCGACTCCGATGCGGTCGCGGCTCAGATCAGCAAGGGCTGGCCCGGCAAGCGCCAGTACTCCGCACCGATCGGTGAGCGTGAGGGTCGCCTCAAGAACGCCGAGATCGACCGGTTCGTGAGCACATTCGCCTACAAGGCGATGTCGGGCGACATCACCGTCACCGACGGCAGCGCTGAGGCGAGCCTGTCGCCGAAGCAGATGTCGGCGTACCTGTCCGTCAAGAACGACCGCGGCCGGCTGACGCCGGTGCTCGACACCGAGAAGCTCGTCGACAAGATCGCCGAGTCCGAGCCGAAGTTCGACAAGCCGGCTCGCAACGCCAGGATCGAGCTCACGGGAGGCCAGCCCAAGATCACGCCGGCCCAGGACGGCTCGCAGATCGACCGCGCCAAGGTCGGTCCGGCCGTGCTCGCCGCGCTGACCTCCGAGAGCCGTACGGCGACCGTGCCCACCTCGCCGGTCAAGGCCAAGATCACCACCGAGCAGGTCAAGTCGGTCAACACCACGACGGCGATCTCCGAGTTCCGCTCGCGGTTCCCCGGTGGTGAGTCCAACGCGGCGCGTACCAAGAACATCAAGGTGGCGCTGAGCATCCTCAACGGCCAGGTCGTGGCGCCGGGCGAGCAGTTCAGCCTGGTCAACGCCCTGGGCGGCGAGATGACCGCGGAGCAGGGCTACGTCGACGCCCCGACCATCCAGGGCGGGCGCGAGCGTCCGGCGATGGGTGGCGGCGTCTCGCAGGTCTCGACGACGGTCTACAACACCGCGTTCTTCGCGGGGGTGCAGCTGGACGAGCACAAGCCCCACTCGTTCTGGATCAAGCGCTACCCGATGGGCCGCGAGGCCACCCTGTGGATCCCGAGCCTGGACAACAAGTGGACCAACGACACCGGGGCGCCGATCCTGATCCAGGCCGGCACCGAGGGCAACGAGGTCGTGATGCGCTTCTACGGCAAGAAGGCGTTCACGGTCACGACGACCACGGGCAAGCCCCGCAACAAGACCCAGCCCAAGAAGGTCTACGACGAGCACCCCGAGTGCATCGAGGTGTCGCCCAACCCCGGCTTCACCGTCGATGTGTTCCGGACGGTCAAGAAGGGCTCTGAGGTCGTCAAGAACGAGAAGATCACGACGACCTACAAGGCGGCTGACGACATCGTCTGCGGCAAGGCTCCGGCGGGTTCGAGCACCAAGCCTCCGTCCAAGAGCACCGAGCCTCCGCAGGACTGA